A region from the Streptomyces sp. 3214.6 genome encodes:
- a CDS encoding type I polyketide synthase, which translates to MNASHPSDLDRRLARDPIAIVGLSALYPKSRDLHEFWANVVSAADCIEDVPATHWDVSEHYDPDPTAPDKTYSRRGGFIPTVDFNPLEFGLPPNTLEVTDVLQLLSLVVARDVLKDAGSDQEWYDASRTGVILGVTGANQLTQPLSTRLQTPVLKEVVRSCGLSERDAEEIAEKFKLAFAPWEENSFPGMLGNVVAGRIANRLDLGGTNMTIDAACASSLGAVKSAISDLLERRSDTMLVGGCDAENTIFMYLCFSKTPAFSKTGGIRPFDENADGTLIGEGIGMLALRRLSDAERDGNRIYAVIRGIGSSSDGRFKSIYAPRKEGQMAALRRAYEDADVSPDSIELFEAHGTGTAVGEATELSALSAVVSQDGQDRQFAAVGSVKSQIGHTKAAAGAAGMIKLALSLHHRLLPPTINVERPNPSVDWENSPFYVSTRTRPWIRDPRRPRRRAAVSAFGFGGTNFHVVMEEHGVGDDLRVMFPVSRVYVWHAPDMNGLIRELDAGAEPASAPAPAGHPRLALVARSDAELAELRALALAELRTRPSADSWSHPKGVYFRACDAPLGKVAALFAGQGSQYVEPGRTAVLALPPLRAAFDEANAAFGEHERPLSRVAFPPPAFDEMTRTAQESELRRTEYAQPAIGALAAGQYRYLTELGFDAEGFLGHSFGELAALWAAGALDDATYFALARARGAAMAPPADAPAGFDAGAMAAVTASEERVAELLAAHDGLTVCNRNAADQIVVGGATDAVERFVEAAGAAGVRALRLPVSAAFHTPFVAHAVEAFGRRVAEAQIHEPRRPVYANSPGAAYGSDVEANRRTLVEQIGKPVEFADRVEEMYAAGFRTFVEFGPKGVLTKLVRRILGEREHFAVQLDPGSGADADLTLKRAVAQLAVLGLPLATDDRYTAEPMSVEPVKGMTIALNGINHVPETRKAAYRDAIENGYRVSLPPGGADGSRPLAGVLSAPALAPSAPQPAAVLRRAEAPLPAPVAAVTSGAVAGAVQTAPAAALPVPADVLESEPVHEEHPSPAPASAAAPADDRLSALIADHLALHDDYLQGQLDSAQRMMGLLERADEQGRVDAVIPGVSSVKEHGLAIGRTHVRANEILRDLAAMELGSAAPAGPAPVAPAAPAALSVSAPVELPSAAAAAPAALEPAPAPVAPAPPAALPEAPPAPVAVSPQPQPSAPSAPAPSQAPSADGPSQDDVAAALLDVVAQKTGYPAEMLELGMDVEADLGIDSIKRVEIMGVLQERFPSPTPVGPEQLGELRTLSEIVGFVLSLGSANPRTPAAAATLTAPEPAPAVSTEDVAAALLGVVSEKTGYPADMLDLGMDVEADLGIDSIKRVEIMGVLQERFPSSTPVGPEQLAELRTLNEIVGFVLELRGPDASAAGPAQVVAAPAAQASPTAPTATADDVCGALLEVVSAKTGYPADMLDLSMDVEADLGIDSIKRVEIMGVLQERFPSPTPVGPEQLAELRTLNDIVGFVAGLSGPAAEPQSVPPTLPASEAPHAPDAPAPAGIGRGQASLVELPAPDQLVDAYPHGAAALVVDDGSEVARASAARLVESGWQVRVLRLPGVPQRVSGAADVALGGWGTTELSSGIEQLGKDKIHLVLGFGAAEGLTWAEGVRRLAHTLLIARHLVGPLSEAAAGGQRAAFVTVTRLDGSFGLDGVAEEAVPAGGVGGLVKTLAVEAPELFCRALDLSCSLSAAEAAELVLEEAYDAAASPVQVGRDGVRRVALTLGDATHPATETAAPELTEQDLLVVTGGGRGITAVCVAELARRHRPGLLLLGRTPLDDEPAWANGVAESGLKAAAAGELHRRGEKPTPKRVEQLYRAVTGAREIRATLAELRAAGSQAEYLAVDITDPAATAAALAPYRERVTGLVHGAGVLADQLIGNKKASEIERVFAPKLDGLQAVTAALPGEALRHVVLFSSVAGFFGNRGQSDYAMANEVLNAWAVSFKRRHPAARVTSLNWGAWDSGMVSPEVKAVFAERGLVLIPSETGARMFVEQFAAERSHDLVTVLGPTTPLSERETALPTAPVTVERPLAGLEHDPMVADHVIGGVPVLPAVIPLGWALAAVERTFGTTAAVVRDFTVYKGVVFDAGRPERWQLTMTPAGDAVRIDIRGIEQDGTVRPRYGAVVVPGAAPVATEVTGLPGLGGGRDASDFYHDGTLFHGPALRGVRRVLTEERSRLVLECDLPELHPAAGAFDSSRYVPGTADLLLQAGLVWGSLFRDAAGLPLSVEGAVLHRRLPDAEPFLVVVEPVSSDETTTSFTITACTPDGQVLARLDGVSVVSAPQLAAKFVND; encoded by the coding sequence GTGAACGCTTCGCACCCTTCTGACCTCGACCGCCGACTCGCGCGGGATCCCATCGCGATCGTCGGTCTGTCCGCGCTGTATCCCAAGTCCCGTGACCTGCACGAGTTCTGGGCGAACGTGGTCTCCGCCGCCGACTGCATCGAGGACGTCCCCGCGACGCACTGGGACGTGTCGGAGCACTACGACCCCGATCCCACCGCGCCCGACAAGACGTACTCCCGGCGCGGCGGCTTCATCCCCACCGTCGACTTCAATCCGCTGGAGTTCGGCCTGCCGCCGAACACCCTCGAAGTCACCGACGTCCTGCAGCTGTTGAGCCTGGTCGTGGCCCGCGACGTGCTCAAGGACGCGGGCTCCGACCAGGAGTGGTACGACGCCTCGCGCACCGGTGTGATCCTCGGCGTGACCGGCGCCAACCAGCTCACCCAGCCGCTGTCGACCCGGCTCCAGACCCCCGTCCTCAAAGAGGTCGTCCGCTCCTGCGGGCTCTCGGAGCGGGACGCGGAGGAGATCGCGGAGAAGTTCAAACTGGCCTTCGCGCCCTGGGAGGAGAACTCCTTCCCCGGCATGCTGGGCAACGTCGTCGCCGGCCGGATCGCCAACCGCCTGGACCTGGGCGGCACCAACATGACCATCGACGCCGCCTGCGCGAGCTCGCTGGGCGCGGTGAAGAGCGCGATCAGCGACCTGTTGGAGCGGCGCTCGGACACGATGCTGGTGGGCGGCTGCGACGCCGAGAACACCATCTTCATGTACCTGTGCTTCAGCAAGACGCCCGCCTTCTCCAAGACCGGCGGCATCCGCCCGTTCGACGAGAACGCCGACGGCACCCTCATCGGCGAGGGCATCGGCATGCTGGCCCTGCGCCGGCTGTCGGACGCCGAGCGGGACGGCAACCGGATCTACGCCGTCATCCGCGGCATCGGCTCCTCCAGCGACGGCCGCTTCAAGTCCATCTACGCCCCGCGCAAGGAAGGCCAGATGGCCGCGCTGCGCCGCGCGTACGAGGACGCCGACGTCTCCCCGGACTCCATCGAGCTGTTCGAGGCGCACGGCACGGGGACGGCCGTCGGCGAGGCGACCGAGCTGTCCGCGCTCAGCGCGGTGGTCTCGCAGGACGGCCAGGACCGGCAGTTCGCGGCGGTCGGCAGCGTGAAGTCGCAGATCGGCCACACCAAGGCAGCCGCCGGCGCGGCCGGAATGATCAAGCTGGCGCTCTCCCTGCACCACCGTCTCCTGCCGCCCACGATCAACGTGGAGCGGCCGAACCCGTCGGTGGACTGGGAGAACAGCCCGTTCTACGTGAGCACCCGCACCCGCCCCTGGATCCGCGACCCGCGTCGGCCCCGGCGCCGGGCAGCCGTCTCGGCGTTCGGGTTCGGCGGCACCAACTTCCATGTGGTGATGGAGGAGCACGGTGTCGGGGACGACCTGCGGGTCATGTTCCCTGTGAGCCGGGTTTACGTGTGGCATGCACCTGACATGAATGGTCTGATCAGGGAGCTCGACGCGGGCGCGGAGCCCGCGTCCGCCCCCGCCCCGGCCGGTCACCCCAGGCTCGCGCTCGTCGCCCGCTCCGACGCCGAACTCGCCGAACTGCGCGCACTCGCCCTGGCCGAGCTGCGCACCCGGCCCTCGGCCGACTCCTGGTCGCATCCCAAGGGCGTCTACTTCCGCGCGTGCGACGCACCCCTCGGCAAGGTGGCCGCGCTCTTCGCCGGCCAGGGCAGCCAGTACGTCGAGCCCGGCCGGACGGCGGTGCTGGCGCTGCCCCCGCTGCGGGCGGCCTTCGACGAGGCCAACGCGGCCTTCGGGGAGCACGAACGCCCGCTGTCCCGGGTGGCGTTCCCGCCCCCCGCGTTCGACGAGATGACGCGCACCGCCCAGGAGAGCGAGCTGCGCCGCACCGAGTACGCCCAGCCCGCGATCGGCGCCCTGGCGGCCGGCCAGTACCGGTATCTGACCGAACTCGGCTTCGACGCCGAGGGTTTCCTCGGGCACAGCTTCGGCGAACTGGCCGCGCTGTGGGCCGCCGGCGCCCTCGACGACGCCACCTACTTCGCGCTGGCCCGGGCCCGCGGCGCCGCGATGGCGCCGCCCGCCGACGCGCCCGCCGGCTTCGACGCCGGCGCCATGGCCGCCGTCACCGCCTCCGAGGAGCGGGTCGCCGAACTGCTCGCCGCACACGACGGGTTGACCGTCTGCAACCGCAACGCCGCGGACCAGATCGTGGTCGGAGGCGCCACCGACGCGGTGGAGCGGTTCGTGGAGGCGGCCGGGGCGGCAGGCGTCCGCGCACTGCGGCTGCCGGTGTCGGCGGCCTTCCACACCCCGTTCGTCGCCCACGCCGTGGAGGCCTTCGGACGCCGGGTGGCCGAGGCGCAGATCCATGAGCCCCGGCGACCGGTGTACGCCAACTCCCCCGGGGCCGCCTACGGTTCGGACGTCGAGGCCAACCGGCGCACGCTGGTCGAGCAGATCGGCAAGCCGGTCGAGTTCGCCGACCGGGTCGAGGAGATGTACGCGGCCGGGTTCCGTACGTTCGTCGAGTTCGGCCCCAAGGGCGTGCTCACCAAGCTGGTCCGGCGCATCCTCGGCGAGCGCGAGCACTTCGCGGTGCAGCTCGACCCGGGCAGCGGCGCGGACGCGGACCTGACGCTGAAGCGGGCGGTGGCCCAACTGGCCGTGCTGGGACTGCCGTTGGCCACCGACGACCGCTACACCGCCGAGCCGATGAGCGTCGAACCCGTCAAGGGGATGACCATCGCGCTCAACGGCATCAACCATGTGCCCGAGACGCGGAAGGCGGCGTATCGCGACGCGATCGAGAACGGCTACCGGGTGAGTCTGCCGCCGGGCGGTGCCGACGGGTCGCGGCCGCTCGCGGGCGTCCTCTCGGCGCCCGCCCTCGCACCCTCCGCCCCGCAGCCCGCTGCGGTCCTGCGGCGAGCCGAGGCGCCGTTGCCCGCGCCGGTCGCCGCCGTGACCTCGGGTGCCGTGGCCGGCGCCGTACAGACGGCGCCCGCGGCCGCCCTGCCCGTCCCCGCCGACGTCCTGGAGAGCGAGCCCGTGCACGAAGAACATCCCTCCCCCGCCCCGGCCTCCGCTGCCGCCCCCGCCGACGACCGGCTCTCCGCGCTGATCGCCGATCACCTCGCCCTCCACGACGACTACCTCCAGGGACAGCTCGACAGCGCGCAGCGCATGATGGGGCTGCTCGAGCGAGCCGATGAGCAGGGCCGCGTCGACGCCGTGATCCCGGGCGTGTCCTCGGTCAAGGAACACGGGCTGGCGATCGGGCGCACCCACGTCCGGGCCAACGAGATCCTGCGGGACCTGGCCGCCATGGAGTTGGGGAGCGCGGCTCCGGCAGGCCCGGCGCCTGTCGCTCCGGCCGCTCCGGCGGCCCTGTCCGTGTCCGCGCCCGTGGAGCTGCCCTCGGCCGCGGCCGCTGCTCCCGCGGCCCTTGAGCCGGCCCCCGCCCCGGTGGCCCCGGCGCCTCCGGCCGCGCTTCCCGAGGCTCCGCCGGCCCCCGTCGCGGTGAGCCCGCAGCCGCAGCCGTCGGCTCCGTCCGCTCCCGCGCCGTCGCAGGCGCCGTCGGCCGACGGCCCCTCGCAGGACGACGTCGCGGCGGCGCTGCTCGACGTGGTGGCGCAGAAGACCGGCTACCCGGCGGAGATGCTCGAACTTGGCATGGACGTGGAGGCGGACTTGGGCATCGACTCCATCAAACGCGTCGAGATCATGGGCGTCCTCCAGGAACGCTTCCCCAGCCCCACCCCCGTCGGCCCCGAACAACTCGGCGAACTGCGCACCCTCAGCGAGATCGTCGGCTTCGTCCTGAGCCTCGGCAGCGCGAACCCGCGCACCCCGGCCGCCGCCGCGACCCTCACCGCCCCGGAGCCCGCCCCCGCCGTCAGCACCGAGGACGTCGCCGCCGCCCTCCTCGGCGTCGTGTCGGAGAAGACGGGCTACCCCGCGGACATGCTCGACCTGGGCATGGACGTCGAGGCGGACCTCGGCATCGACTCCATCAAACGCGTCGAGATCATGGGCGTCCTGCAGGAACGCTTCCCGAGTTCCACCCCCGTCGGCCCCGAGCAGCTCGCCGAACTGCGCACCCTGAACGAGATCGTCGGCTTCGTCCTGGAGCTGCGCGGCCCGGACGCGTCCGCCGCCGGCCCGGCGCAGGTCGTGGCCGCCCCCGCAGCCCAGGCCTCCCCGACGGCCCCGACCGCCACCGCAGACGACGTGTGCGGCGCCCTCCTCGAGGTCGTCTCCGCCAAGACGGGCTACCCGGCCGACATGCTCGACCTGAGCATGGACGTCGAGGCGGACCTCGGCATCGACTCCATCAAACGCGTCGAGATCATGGGCGTCCTCCAGGAACGCTTCCCCAGCCCCACCCCCGTCGGCCCCGAGCAGCTCGCCGAACTGCGCACCCTGAACGACATCGTCGGCTTCGTCGCGGGACTCTCCGGCCCCGCCGCCGAGCCGCAGAGCGTGCCTCCCACGCTCCCGGCGTCCGAAGCACCTCACGCCCCCGATGCGCCCGCGCCCGCCGGAATCGGCCGCGGACAGGCCTCTCTCGTGGAGCTCCCGGCGCCGGACCAGCTGGTCGACGCCTATCCGCACGGCGCGGCCGCGCTCGTCGTCGACGACGGCAGTGAGGTGGCGCGGGCCTCGGCGGCCCGGCTCGTCGAGAGCGGGTGGCAGGTGCGTGTGCTGCGGCTGCCGGGCGTGCCGCAGCGCGTCAGCGGGGCCGCGGACGTGGCCCTCGGCGGCTGGGGCACCACCGAACTGTCCTCCGGCATCGAGCAGTTGGGCAAGGACAAGATCCATCTCGTGCTCGGCTTCGGGGCCGCGGAAGGCCTCACCTGGGCCGAGGGCGTGCGCCGACTGGCCCACACCCTCTTGATCGCCCGGCACCTGGTCGGACCGCTCAGCGAGGCGGCGGCGGGCGGCCAGCGCGCCGCATTCGTCACCGTGACCCGGCTCGACGGCTCCTTCGGACTCGACGGAGTCGCCGAAGAGGCGGTGCCCGCCGGCGGCGTCGGCGGACTGGTGAAGACCCTCGCGGTCGAGGCGCCTGAGCTGTTCTGCCGGGCCCTGGACCTGTCCTGCTCGCTCAGCGCCGCCGAGGCCGCCGAACTGGTCCTGGAGGAGGCCTACGACGCGGCGGCCTCGCCGGTCCAGGTGGGCCGGGACGGCGTCCGCCGGGTCGCCCTCACCCTGGGCGACGCGACGCACCCCGCGACGGAGACGGCCGCGCCGGAGCTCACCGAGCAGGATCTCCTGGTGGTCACCGGCGGCGGACGCGGCATCACCGCCGTCTGCGTGGCCGAGCTGGCCCGGCGTCACCGGCCCGGACTGCTCCTGCTGGGCCGTACGCCGCTCGACGACGAACCGGCCTGGGCCAACGGCGTGGCCGAGTCCGGTCTCAAGGCCGCCGCGGCGGGCGAGTTGCACCGGCGTGGGGAGAAGCCCACGCCGAAGCGGGTCGAGCAGCTCTACCGGGCGGTGACCGGCGCCCGGGAGATCCGCGCCACGCTGGCGGAGCTCCGCGCGGCCGGCAGTCAGGCCGAGTACCTGGCGGTGGACATCACCGATCCCGCCGCCACCGCCGCCGCGCTCGCCCCCTACCGGGAGCGGGTCACCGGTCTGGTGCACGGCGCCGGGGTCCTCGCGGACCAATTGATCGGCAACAAGAAGGCGTCCGAGATCGAGCGGGTCTTCGCGCCCAAGCTGGACGGTCTGCAGGCGGTCACGGCCGCGCTGCCCGGCGAGGCCCTGCGGCACGTAGTGCTCTTCTCCTCGGTGGCCGGCTTCTTCGGCAACCGCGGCCAGTCGGACTATGCGATGGCCAACGAGGTGCTCAACGCCTGGGCCGTGTCCTTCAAGCGGCGCCACCCGGCGGCCCGGGTCACCTCGCTCAACTGGGGCGCGTGGGACAGCGGGATGGTCTCGCCCGAGGTGAAGGCCGTCTTCGCCGAGCGCGGGCTGGTTCTGATCCCGTCGGAGACCGGCGCCCGGATGTTCGTCGAGCAGTTCGCGGCCGAGCGCTCGCACGACCTGGTGACCGTGCTCGGACCCACCACGCCGCTGTCCGAGCGCGAGACGGCACTGCCGACGGCGCCCGTCACCGTGGAGCGGCCGCTGGCCGGTCTGGAGCACGACCCCATGGTCGCCGACCATGTGATCGGCGGGGTTCCGGTGCTGCCGGCGGTGATCCCGCTCGGCTGGGCGCTCGCCGCGGTGGAGCGCACGTTCGGCACGACGGCCGCCGTGGTGCGGGACTTCACCGTCTACAAGGGCGTCGTCTTCGACGCCGGCCGGCCGGAGCGGTGGCAGCTGACCATGACGCCGGCCGGGGACGCCGTACGGATCGACATCCGCGGCATCGAGCAGGACGGCACCGTACGGCCCCGCTACGGCGCGGTGGTCGTGCCCGGCGCGGCGCCCGTCGCGACCGAGGTCACCGGGCTGCCCGGACTGGGCGGCGGCCGGGACGCCTCGGACTTCTACCACGACGGCACCCTGTTCCACGGGCCCGCGCTGCGGGGCGTGCGCCGGGTGCTGACCGAGGAGCGGTCCCGGCTGGTCCTGGAGTGCGACCTGCCCGAACTCCACCCGGCGGCAGGCGCCTTCGACAGTTCCCGGTACGTCCCCGGCACCGCCGACCTGCTGCTGCAGGCCGGTCTGGTGTGGGGCAGCCTCTTCCGTGACGCGGCCGGGCTGCCGCTGTCGGTGGAGGGCGCCGTGCTGCACCGGCGGCTGCCCGACGCCGAGCCCTTCCTGGTCGTGGTGGAGCCCGTCTCCTCCGACGAGACGACGACCTCCTTCACCATCACCGCCTGCACTCCCGACGGGCAGGTCCTCGCCCGTCTCGACGGGGTCTCGGTGGTCTCCGCTCCCCAGCTCGCGGCCAAGTTCGTCAACGACTGA
- a CDS encoding thioesterase domain-containing protein, with protein MRPPRETAPPVARSFRAAAPGRRTVYVVHPGALAAQVYRGLANALPEGDGLTVLDLSAVAEYAEAALTGGRAATTVEALADRLLVALGPTDGPYTLAGWSFGGTLALAMIHAMPADRRPERLVLLDSIAPTDEYKQPDDSLEPDLLLGWFAMYLGAKRGRPVDLPPGRLTGCGVDDGLPVVLDTAIASGALLPDTPLPGLRKLYDTYVDGLLRNNRLVAPHRAAPAPLPLVLVKAERSLVPDDPHLGWQPLAPHGLTLHSSPGDHYTMLGRADAFDVIVPLLHTV; from the coding sequence GTGCGTCCGCCGCGTGAGACAGCGCCGCCGGTCGCCCGGTCGTTCCGGGCCGCCGCGCCCGGTCGGCGCACCGTGTACGTCGTCCACCCCGGCGCGCTGGCGGCCCAGGTGTACCGCGGCCTCGCGAACGCGCTCCCGGAGGGCGACGGGCTGACCGTGCTCGACCTGAGCGCGGTCGCCGAATACGCGGAAGCCGCGCTGACCGGGGGCCGGGCGGCGACCACCGTGGAGGCCCTCGCCGACCGGCTGCTCGTCGCCCTCGGGCCGACCGACGGACCGTACACCCTGGCCGGCTGGTCCTTCGGCGGCACTCTGGCCCTCGCGATGATCCATGCGATGCCCGCCGACCGACGCCCCGAACGCCTGGTACTGCTCGACAGCATCGCCCCGACCGACGAGTACAAGCAGCCCGACGACTCGCTGGAACCCGACCTGCTCCTGGGCTGGTTCGCCATGTATCTGGGCGCGAAGCGGGGCCGCCCCGTCGACCTGCCGCCCGGTCGGCTCACCGGCTGCGGCGTCGACGACGGACTCCCCGTCGTCCTCGACACGGCGATCGCCTCCGGGGCCCTGCTCCCGGACACCCCGCTGCCTGGCCTGCGCAAGCTCTACGACACCTACGTGGACGGGCTGCTGCGCAACAACCGTCTGGTGGCCCCGCACCGAGCCGCCCCCGCTCCGCTCCCCCTCGTGCTGGTCAAGGCCGAGCGGAGCCTGGTTCCGGACGACCCGCACCTCGGCTGGCAGCCGCTCGCCCCGCACGGCCTGACGCTGCACAGCTCGCCCGGCGACCACTACACGATGCTGGGCCGCGCCGACGCCTTCGACGTGATCGTCCCTCTTCTGCACACCGTCTGA
- a CDS encoding acyl carrier protein, whose protein sequence is MPAVTAPEAEGWLIEKIAHRLDVATTEVSREVYFDELDLDSTEALILAGELESWLGFELSTTTLWYHPTVKDLAAYLAEESAQRASAA, encoded by the coding sequence ATGCCCGCAGTCACCGCACCGGAAGCCGAGGGCTGGCTGATCGAGAAGATCGCCCACCGACTCGACGTGGCGACCACCGAGGTCTCGCGCGAGGTCTACTTCGACGAGCTGGACCTCGACTCCACCGAAGCCCTCATTCTCGCGGGCGAGTTGGAGAGCTGGCTCGGTTTCGAGCTGAGCACGACGACGCTGTGGTACCACCCGACGGTCAAGGATCTGGCAGCGTACCTGGCCGAGGAGAGCGCTCAGCGTGCGTCCGCCGCGTGA
- a CDS encoding AraC family transcriptional regulator encodes MTTLDELLTLSPLLTTPHRLEFHQIMLVRQGTGIYTVDSTEFDCRPGTLVWTRPNQVIQLLPDACMTGDVIMFETAFPLRMGAHMQMLDDVLRPSHWQLQNEELGILQRVLSLLQEEFHLPDQGLGEELLKHLLAVVLLHIDQMCRRRHDAGLAVSGDNGDLFLRFRQELDRSFRSSRLVEDYATALNCSTRALARACREVAGTSTKDIIDARVALEARHLLVHSDLPISAIARQLGFSEVTNFGKFFARRVQMTPGAFRRVAKVGNQA; translated from the coding sequence GTGACGACCTTGGACGAACTGCTCACGCTCTCCCCACTGCTGACCACGCCGCACCGGCTCGAGTTCCACCAGATCATGCTGGTCAGGCAGGGCACGGGCATCTACACGGTGGACTCCACGGAGTTCGACTGCCGGCCCGGGACGCTGGTGTGGACCCGGCCGAACCAGGTGATCCAGCTCCTCCCCGACGCGTGCATGACCGGCGACGTCATCATGTTCGAAACGGCGTTCCCACTGCGGATGGGCGCCCACATGCAGATGCTCGACGATGTGCTGCGTCCCTCGCACTGGCAGCTCCAGAACGAGGAACTCGGCATCCTGCAGCGGGTTCTGAGCCTCCTTCAGGAGGAGTTCCACCTGCCCGACCAAGGGCTGGGCGAGGAGTTGCTGAAGCATCTGCTGGCCGTCGTGCTGCTCCACATCGACCAGATGTGCCGCAGGCGCCACGACGCCGGCCTGGCGGTCAGCGGCGACAACGGCGATCTGTTCCTGCGCTTCCGCCAGGAGCTGGACCGCTCCTTCCGCTCCAGCCGGCTGGTCGAGGACTACGCCACCGCCCTCAACTGCAGCACCCGCGCCCTGGCCCGGGCCTGCCGCGAGGTCGCCGGCACCTCCACCAAGGACATCATCGACGCCCGGGTCGCACTGGAAGCGCGCCATCTGCTCGTCCACTCCGACCTGCCGATCAGCGCCATCGCCCGACAGCTCGGATTTTCCGAAGTGACCAACTTCGGCAAGTTCTTCGCACGGCGCGTCCAGATGACACCGGGTGCCTTCCGACGGGTGGCAAAGGTGGGAAATCAGGCGTAA
- a CDS encoding IclR family transcriptional regulator codes for MTTPHSATPERSVVDRTLSILGAFDRDNRTLSLSDLSRRSGLPVATVHRIVNKLHGWGALERCAEGGYSIGLRLWETAVLAPRSSSLAETAQPHLVALHGQTSAAATIAIRDGKESVCLAFVSNDPDAPSAYGAPGRRLPLNVTAAGLVLLAHAGSAVQNEVCSAPSRTPTGFAHGTQQLKQSLAKIRREGYAVAHSTLTEGRSGLAVPIRDSRGTVIATVGVVGPADLIQPARVAAPVRAAAAMIQRCVRSEGLRITEVGA; via the coding sequence ATGACCACTCCCCACTCCGCCACTCCGGAGCGCTCAGTCGTGGACCGGACGCTCAGCATCCTCGGCGCCTTCGACCGGGACAACCGGACCCTGTCGCTCAGCGACCTCAGCCGCCGCTCGGGGCTGCCCGTCGCCACCGTTCACCGCATCGTCAACAAGCTGCACGGCTGGGGCGCCCTCGAACGGTGCGCCGAGGGCGGATACAGCATCGGCCTGCGCCTTTGGGAGACGGCCGTCCTGGCGCCGCGCTCCTCCTCCTTGGCGGAGACGGCGCAGCCACACCTCGTCGCGCTGCACGGGCAGACCTCGGCGGCGGCGACGATCGCCATCCGTGACGGCAAGGAGAGCGTGTGCCTGGCGTTCGTCTCCAACGACCCGGACGCGCCCTCCGCGTACGGCGCACCGGGCCGCCGGCTGCCGCTGAACGTCACCGCGGCGGGACTGGTCCTGCTCGCCCACGCGGGCAGCGCGGTGCAGAACGAGGTGTGCTCCGCCCCCTCGCGCACCCCGACGGGCTTCGCCCACGGCACCCAGCAGCTCAAACAGAGCCTGGCCAAGATCCGCCGGGAGGGCTACGCCGTCGCCCACAGCACGCTGACCGAGGGCCGCAGCGGCCTCGCGGTCCCGATTCGTGACAGCCGCGGGACGGTGATCGCCACCGTCGGGGTCGTGGGCCCCGCCGATCTGATCCAGCCGGCGCGCGTGGCGGCCCCCGTGCGCGCCGCCGCCGCGATGATCCAGCGGTGTGTGCGCAGCGAGGGATTACGCATCACGGAGGTCGGTGCCTGA